One Malania oleifera isolate guangnan ecotype guangnan chromosome 10, ASM2987363v1, whole genome shotgun sequence genomic region harbors:
- the LOC131165859 gene encoding tyrosine-sulfated glycopeptide receptor 1 — protein sequence MFHFIFPHVHITRTLSLLYPSLSLSSLCVSFVDCKCNLQTPHPPCTSSSALLLLLRLLLVQRRAMLVSHHRRRLLLFLHLLLSCFACQACNQLDRDSLISFYLNVSSPSAAPLGWSAVDCCLWEGVSCNQDGWVTRLWLPSRGLVGGISSSLGNLSRLSQLNLSHNHLSGPLPSQLFSPFNRLEVLDLSFNRLNGELPSSSPVYSGPIPLQTANFSGNHFFGTVRVLSSFLRLALNLTHLDLSNNSFTGSIPSDLCITSPILKLLDFSFNKFSGDVPGGLGRCSRLEALRAGFNSLTDLLPADIYSLADLREISFPDNGLSGPIGDGIVNLTNLTVLVLYSNKLSGKLPQNFGMLLNLQELLLHMNNLSGPLPPSLMNCVNLMTLNLRLNSFEGDLSGLNFSNLLQLSTIDLGNNNFIGALPSTLFTCKSLTAVRLANNQLEGEISPDILALQSLSYLSLSYNKLVNITGAIKTLAGLKNLTTIMLSCNFMGEDMPDDENTVEANGFPNLQALGLGGCQFHGQLPPWLQKLRKLQVLDLSINQIAGSIPGWLGTLPSLFYIDLSDNLLSGGFPMELTGLPALILNQGATEADESNLELPVFAMPNNATKQQYNQLSNLPPAIYLRNNSLSGTIPVEIGQLRSLHVLDLSRNNFSGEIPDQISNLTNLEKLDLSDNNLSGEIPVSLRNLHFLSSFSVANNSLQGTIPLGGQFDTFPYSSFEGNPGLCGASLQQHCPNQPGVQTRFDPSVSSQNPKKKLLVGLTVGICFGIGFVLTILALCIASKRRILPRGDSDKVDLDTFDPGVPPEIGNDASLVILFPGNSNEIKELTISEILKATDNFNQANIIGCGGFGLVYKATLADGTKLAVKKLSGDLGLMDREFRAEVEALSTAQHKNLVSLQGYCVHEGFRLLLYSYMENGSLDYWLHEKSDGASQLDWPTRLRIAKGASCGLAYMHLVCEPHIVHRDIKSSNILLDDNFEAHVADFGLSRLILPYETHVTTELVGTLGYIPPEYGQAWVATLRGDVYSFGVVMLELLTGKRPVLVFMPKMSRELVVWVQKMRREGKHDEIFDPLLRGKGFEEEMLQVLDLACRCINENPFKRPAIREVVDWLKNVGLNSHIQK from the coding sequence atgtttcattttatatttccGCACGTCCACATCACgcgcactctctctctcctctatccctctctttctctctcctctctctgcGTCAGTTTTGTGGACTGCAAATGCAATTTGCAAACCCCACACCCACCATGTACCTCATCCTCAgccctcctcctccttcttcgtcttcttcttgtTCAAAGAAGAGCCATGCTTGTTTCCCATCATCGCCGGCGACTCCTCCTGTTCCTTCACCTACTCCTCTCTTGCTTCGCCTGTCAAGCTTGCAACCAGCTCGATCGGGACTCTCTCATCTCTTTTTATCTCAACGTCTCTTCCCCTTCGGCGGCTCCCCTCGGCTGGTCCGCCGTTGACTGCTGCCTCTGGGAGGGGGTTTCCTGCAATCAGGATGGTTGGGTCACTCGTCTTTGGCTGCCGTCCAGAGGCCTCGTCGGCGGCATCTCTTCCTCCCTCGGAAACCTCAGCCGTCTCTCTCAGTTGAATCTTTCCCACAACCACCTCTCCGGTCCTCTTCCCTCTCAACTTTTCTCGCCCTTCAATCGCCTCGAGGTCCTCGATCTCAGCTTCAACCGTTTAAACGGAGAGCTCCCGTCGTCTTCGCCGGTGTATAGCGGGCCCATTCCCCTCCAGACGGCAAATTTCTCCGGCAATCACTTCTTTGGGACAGTACGTGTACTGTCATCATTCCTCCGGCTGGCTTTGAATCTTACACATCTCGATCTTAGCAACAATAGCTTCACCGGTTCAATTCCTTCCGACCTCTGCATCACTTCCCCCATCCTGAAGCTACTCGACTTCTCCTTTAACAAATTCTCCGGCGATGTTCCCGGCGGCCTAGGGCGGTGCTCCCGACTGGAGGCTCTCCGGGCTGGTTTCAATTCCCTCACGGACTTGCTTCCGGCTGATATTTATAGCTTAGCAGATCTGCGAGAAATCTCCTTCCCGGACAATGGCCTCTCGGGACCCATTGGCGACGGCATCGTTAACCTCACCAACCTCACCGTCCTCGTGCTCTACTCCAACAAGTTAAGCGGCAAACTTCCTCAGAACTTTGGTATGCTTTTGAACTTGCAAGAGCTACTTCTTCACATGAATAACCTGAGCGGTCCTCTGCCCCCGTCTCTAATGAATTGCGTCAATCTCATGACCCTCAATTTACGGCTCAACTCCTTCGAAGGAGATCTCTCCGGGCTCAACTTCTCTAATCTCCTGCAACTCAGTACGATCGACCTCGGAAACAATAACTTCATCGGTGCTTTGCCCTCGACCCTTTTCACCTGCAAGTCGCTAACGGCGGTGCGCCTAGCCAATAATCAGCTAGAGGGAGAGATCTCCCCGGATATTCTTGCCCTCCAATCTCTATCTTATCTTTCGCTCTCTTACAACAAGCTAGTTAACATCACCGGAGCAATTAAGACGTTGGCGGGTTTGAAGAACCTCACCACCATCATGCTGTCTTGTAATTTCATGGGTGAAGATATGCCGGATGATGAGAACACAGTGGAAGCAAATGGATTCCCAAATCTCCAAGCTTTGGGTCTTGGCGGCTGCCAATTCCATGGTCAACTGCCTCCATGGTTACAGAAGCTCAGGAAGCTACAGGTGCTGGACCTGTCAATTAATCAGATCGCTGGTTCCATTCCTGGTTGGTTGGGGACTCTGCCCAGCCTCTTCTACATAGACCTGTCTGATAATCTCCTTTCAGGAGGATTTCCCATGGAGCTTACTGGACTTCCAGCCCTGATATTGAACCAAGGTGCCACTGAAGCAGATGAGAGCAATCTGGAGCTGCCTGTATTCGCTATGCCCAATAATGCTACTAAGCAACAGTACAATCAGCTCTCCAACCTGCCGCCAGCTATATACCTGAGAAACAACAGCCTCAGTGGCACTATCCCTGTTGAAATTGGCCAGTTAAGGTCTCTTCATGTGCTGGATCTCAGTCGTAATAATTTTTCCGGGGAAATTCCAGACCAGATATCCAACCTTACCAATTTAGAGAAATTAGACCTCTCAGACAACAACCTGTCTGGCGAAATCCCGGTATCATTGCGAAATCTCCATTTCCTGTCATCATTTAGCGTCGCAAACAATAGTCTTCAAGGAACAATACCATTAGGAGGTCAGTTTGATACTTTTCCCTACTCTAGCTTTGAAGGAAACCCTGGACTCTGTGGTGCAAGCCTGCAGCAACATTGCCCAAACCAACCAGGAGTTCAAACTAGGTTTGATCCATCTGTATCTAGTCAGAACCCAAAAAAGAAGCTGTTGGTTGGACTAACTGTTGGGATCTGCTTTGGCATTGGTTTTGTTCTCACCATACTAGCATTATGTATAGCATCTAAGAGGAGGATCCTTCCAAGAGGGGACAGTGACAAGGTTGATTTGGATACATTCGACCCAGGAGTTCCTCCTGAAATTGGCAATGATGCCAGCCTAGTCATATTATTTCCAGGCAATTCTAATGAAATCAAGGAGCTCACAATATCTGAGATCCTGAAGGCCACTGATAATTTCAACCAAGCTAACATCATTGGCTGTGGGGGTTTTGGTTTGGTTTACAAGGCAACCTTAGCAGATGGGACTAAGCTTGCTGTTAAGAAACTCTCAGGGGACCTAGGTCTGATGGATAGGGAGTTCAGAGCTGAGGTAGAAGCTCTGTCCACTGCCCAACACAAGAACCTGGTTTCCCTGCAAGGCTATTGTGTGCATGAAGGCTTTCGGTTGTTGCTCTATTCCTACATGGAGAATGGAAGTTTGGATTATTGGTTGCATGAAAAGTCAGACGGTGCATCCCAACTTGATTGGCCAACCCGATTGAGGATTGCAAAGGGAGCAAGTTGTGGGTTGGCTTACATGCACCTAGTGTGTGAGCCACACATTGTGCATCGCGACATCAAGTCCAGTAACATTCTCCTTGATGACAATTTTGAAGCACATGTAGCAGATTTTGGATTGTCCCGATTGATTCTTCCCTATGAGACCCATGTTACAACTGAGCTGGTTGGTACCCTAGGCTACATTCCTCCAGAGTATGGGCAGGCATGGGTGGCCACTTTGAGAGGAGATGTGTATAGTTTTGGGGTAGTTATGCTTGAGCTGCTCACTGGGAAGAGGCCTGTGCTGGTATTCATGCCAAAGATGTCAAGAGAGTTGGTTGTTTGGGTGCAAAAAATGAGGCGTGAGGGCAAACATGATGAGATTTTTGATCCCCTCCTTAGAGGTAAGGGCTTTGAAGAAGAGATGTTGCAGGTGCTCGACTTGGCCTGCAGGTGCATCAATGAGAACCCTTTCAAGAGGCCAGCAATCAGGGAAGTAGTAGATTGGCTCAAGAATGTAGGGCTAAATTCACATATCCAGAAATAA